The Flavobacterium sp. 123 genome contains a region encoding:
- a CDS encoding acyltransferase, with the protein MVSDNIKTEKFNGLDHLRALAILLVFFFHYFILSGGEPKWLPDYARFGWTGVDLFFVLSGFLISSQLFLKIKQEKNISYKEFFLKRFFRIIPAYIVVVGIYFIFPIFREKESLPAIWKFLTFTQNFGTNLKDYGTFSHAWSLCVEEHFYFFLPIILIVLQTKNLFKKSYWLLVFLFIFGFAIRIYSWNNFYIPKINDENSWLYWYKFIYYPTYNRLDGLLVGVSIAGIYQFLPDFWNKLSKFGNLNIILSLIILTCAYFVCYEQQTFYASIFGFPLIAIGYGFLVIGAISPNSFLFKLKSKTTTFIATLSFTIYLTHKGIIHITQHLLENTKVESNLIVLICIVTCTIGAYLVNLLIEKPFMKLRNRIIDNK; encoded by the coding sequence GTGGTTTCAGATAATATAAAAACAGAAAAATTTAACGGATTAGATCATTTAAGAGCATTGGCAATTTTGTTAGTTTTCTTTTTTCATTATTTCATATTAAGTGGTGGAGAACCAAAATGGTTACCTGATTATGCAAGATTTGGCTGGACAGGAGTTGATTTATTTTTTGTGTTAAGTGGTTTTTTAATTTCATCTCAATTATTTTTGAAAATCAAACAAGAAAAAAATATTTCATACAAAGAATTCTTTTTAAAAAGATTTTTTAGAATTATTCCAGCTTATATAGTAGTTGTTGGAATTTATTTTATTTTTCCCATTTTTAGAGAAAAGGAAAGTTTACCCGCAATTTGGAAATTTTTGACTTTTACTCAAAACTTTGGAACAAACTTAAAAGATTATGGGACTTTTTCTCACGCATGGTCTTTATGTGTGGAAGAACACTTTTACTTTTTCTTGCCTATTATCTTAATTGTATTACAAACTAAAAATCTTTTTAAGAAATCGTATTGGTTATTAGTGTTTCTATTTATTTTTGGTTTTGCAATCAGGATTTATAGCTGGAACAATTTTTACATTCCAAAAATAAACGATGAAAACTCTTGGTTATATTGGTACAAGTTTATTTATTATCCAACTTATAATAGACTTGACGGACTTTTAGTTGGAGTTTCAATCGCTGGAATTTATCAGTTTCTTCCAGATTTTTGGAACAAATTATCAAAATTTGGAAATCTGAATATAATATTGAGCTTAATAATTTTAACTTGTGCCTATTTCGTGTGTTATGAACAGCAAACATTTTATGCTTCTATTTTTGGTTTTCCTTTAATTGCAATTGGTTACGGATTTTTAGTAATTGGTGCAATAAGTCCAAATAGTTTTCTTTTTAAATTAAAATCAAAAACAACAACATTTATAGCAACATTATCATTTACTATTTACTTAACACACAAAGGAATAATTCACATAACGCAACATTTATTAGAAAACACAAAAGTCGAAAGTAATTTAATAGTACTTATCTGCATTGTAACTTGTACTATTGGAGCATATTTAGTAAATCTCTTAATTGAAAAACCATTTATGAAGTTACGAAACCGAATAATTGATAATAAATAA
- a CDS encoding neutral zinc metallopeptidase — MKWSGRRQSENMEDRRGMSSGGKTILGGGIVGIVILLLNTFGGENAQMLTPILEQFNNQQPAQTETRALTDSEIEEGKFVNAILVDNEDVWAKIFQENNLPFEAPKLVLFSGQVETACGGASSASGPFYCPGDKTIYMDMSFFEELRTKFGAEGGDFAVAYVIAHEFGHHIQTLLGTSSKVQELQGGKNEVEGNKLSVSLELQADFYAGLWTHYNQKMKNILEPGDIEEALSAANAVGDDAIQSKMQGQVVPDSFTHGTSEQRMFWFNKGFKSGDIKQGNTFADLQ, encoded by the coding sequence ATGAAATGGAGCGGCAGAAGACAAAGTGAAAATATGGAAGACCGCAGAGGAATGTCTTCTGGAGGAAAAACAATTCTAGGTGGTGGAATTGTAGGAATTGTAATCTTACTATTAAATACTTTTGGTGGTGAAAATGCTCAAATGTTAACCCCAATATTAGAACAATTCAACAATCAACAACCCGCACAAACAGAAACAAGAGCATTGACAGATTCAGAAATTGAAGAAGGAAAATTTGTTAATGCTATATTAGTTGACAACGAAGACGTTTGGGCAAAAATATTCCAAGAAAACAATTTACCCTTTGAAGCTCCAAAATTAGTTTTGTTTAGCGGACAAGTAGAAACCGCTTGTGGTGGCGCAAGTTCTGCTTCAGGTCCATTCTATTGTCCTGGAGATAAAACAATTTATATGGATATGTCATTTTTTGAAGAATTACGAACAAAATTTGGTGCCGAAGGTGGAGATTTTGCAGTTGCTTATGTAATTGCTCACGAATTTGGACACCATATTCAAACATTGTTAGGAACCTCTAGTAAAGTTCAGGAGCTACAAGGAGGCAAAAACGAAGTTGAAGGAAATAAACTCTCCGTTTCTCTTGAATTACAAGCCGATTTTTATGCCGGACTTTGGACACATTACAATCAAAAAATGAAAAATATTCTAGAACCTGGTGATATTGAAGAAGCCTTAAGTGCAGCAAATGCTGTAGGTGATGATGCCATTCAAAGTAAAATGCAAGGACAAGTTGTCCCAGATTCATTTACTCATGGAACTTCTGAGCAAAGAATGTTTTGGTTTAACAAAGGTTTTAAATCAGGTGATATCAAACAAGGCAACACGTTTGCTGACTTACAATAA